In Prunus dulcis chromosome 2, ALMONDv2, whole genome shotgun sequence, a single genomic region encodes these proteins:
- the LOC117619496 gene encoding ribonuclease H2 subunit A isoform X1, whose protein sequence is MGSGAAIPQWTSEPCIMGIDEAGRGPVLGPMVYGCLYCARSYEKTLSSLNFADSKTLKEEKREELFENLKADESIGWAVDIIDPRELSAKMLKKNKINLNEISHDSAIGLIIKVLNMGVLLTEVYVDTVGDAEKYRTKLSERFPAVKFVVAKKADSIYPVVSGASIVAKVTRDRALRDWVLEETAEDLHKNFGSGYPGDPNTKAWLQHHKHLVFGFPTLVRFSWGTCTPYFKDIVEVLWESNETDGDGSSSANGKRQLKLSNFGVTKSKRKIEEIESSGKGRCKFFMARKLEQVTQF, encoded by the exons ATGGGATCGGGCGCCGCAATCCCCCAATGGACCTCAGAGCCTTGCATCATGGGCATCGATGAAGCTGGCCGAGGCCCTGTTTTAG GTCCAATGGTGTACGGATGCTTGTACTGTGCTCGCTCGTATGAGAAGACTCTCTCCTCTTTGAATTTTGCAG ATTCGAAGACactgaaagaagagaagagggagGAATTATTTGAGAATTTGAAGGCTGACGAATCCATTGGGTGGGCTGTTGATATCATAGATCCAAGGGAACTTTCGGCCAAAATGCTGAAGAA AAATAAGATAAACCTGAATGAAATCTCACATGACTCTGCCATTGGCCTTATCATTAAAGTCCTAAACATGGGAGTTCTTCTAACTGAG GTTTATGTGGATACGGTGGGAGATGCTGAGAAGTATAGGACTAAACTGTCTGAAAGATTCCCTGCTGTCAAGTTTGTCGTTGCAAAGAAGGCTGATAGTATTTATCCAGTTGTCAGTGGGGCAAGCATAGTTGCAAAA GTCACAAGAGACAGAGCTTTGCGGGACTGGGTGCTTGAGGAAACAGCTGAAGACTTGCACAAAAACTTTGGTTCTGGATATCCTGGAG ATCCAAATACTAAGGCCTGGTTGCAACATCACAAACACTTGGTTTTTGGATTCCCAACATTGGTCCGTTTCAGCTGGGGTACATGCACTCCCTATTTCAAGGACATTGTTGAAGTCTTATG GGAATCCAATGAAACGGATGGAGATGGTTCTAGTAGTGCTAATGGCAAGCGGCAATTGAAATTAAGTAATTTTGGTGTCACAAAATCCAAGAGAAAGATTGAAGAAATTGAATCAAGTGGTAAAGGACGCTGCAAATTTTTTATGGCTCGTAAACTTGAGCAAGTCACTCAATTCTAA
- the LOC117619496 gene encoding ribonuclease H2 subunit A isoform X2, whose product MGSGAAIPQWTSEPCIMGIDEAGRGPVLGPMVYGCLYCARSYEKTLSSLNFADSKTLKEEKREELFENLKADESIGWAVDIIDPRELSAKMLKKNKINLNEISHDSAIGLIIKVLNMGVLLTEVTRDRALRDWVLEETAEDLHKNFGSGYPGDPNTKAWLQHHKHLVFGFPTLVRFSWGTCTPYFKDIVEVLWESNETDGDGSSSANGKRQLKLSNFGVTKSKRKIEEIESSGKGRCKFFMARKLEQVTQF is encoded by the exons ATGGGATCGGGCGCCGCAATCCCCCAATGGACCTCAGAGCCTTGCATCATGGGCATCGATGAAGCTGGCCGAGGCCCTGTTTTAG GTCCAATGGTGTACGGATGCTTGTACTGTGCTCGCTCGTATGAGAAGACTCTCTCCTCTTTGAATTTTGCAG ATTCGAAGACactgaaagaagagaagagggagGAATTATTTGAGAATTTGAAGGCTGACGAATCCATTGGGTGGGCTGTTGATATCATAGATCCAAGGGAACTTTCGGCCAAAATGCTGAAGAA AAATAAGATAAACCTGAATGAAATCTCACATGACTCTGCCATTGGCCTTATCATTAAAGTCCTAAACATGGGAGTTCTTCTAACTGAG GTCACAAGAGACAGAGCTTTGCGGGACTGGGTGCTTGAGGAAACAGCTGAAGACTTGCACAAAAACTTTGGTTCTGGATATCCTGGAG ATCCAAATACTAAGGCCTGGTTGCAACATCACAAACACTTGGTTTTTGGATTCCCAACATTGGTCCGTTTCAGCTGGGGTACATGCACTCCCTATTTCAAGGACATTGTTGAAGTCTTATG GGAATCCAATGAAACGGATGGAGATGGTTCTAGTAGTGCTAATGGCAAGCGGCAATTGAAATTAAGTAATTTTGGTGTCACAAAATCCAAGAGAAAGATTGAAGAAATTGAATCAAGTGGTAAAGGACGCTGCAAATTTTTTATGGCTCGTAAACTTGAGCAAGTCACTCAATTCTAA
- the LOC117619497 gene encoding uncharacterized protein LOC117619497 — translation MGIIEIGLFLMIFSHHYLVAPASPLRKASPSEFMQETTTEDEGANGHGSNGSDDDRIAHSGKLEHGYSHGSANGRSTSIGENGNNGGTRSPNTQGSTFVPVYTAGSVNNRYHNNHHGAANSIKKCIGLPTLFASSWASLVHLYMIF, via the exons ATGGGGATTATAGAAATAGGGTTGTTTCTGATGATCTTTTCCCACCATTACCTTGTGGCGCCTGCATCTCCTCTTCGCAAGGCCTCGCCTTCAG AATTTATGCAGGAAACCACCACAGAAGATGAAGGTGCAAATGGACATGGAAGCAATGGTAGTGATGATGATAGAATAGCACATAGCGGCAAACTTGAACATGGATACAGTCATGGAAGTGCAAACGGCAGATCAACTAGTATTGGTGAGAATGGAAATAACGGCGGGACCAGATCTCCAAATACACAAGGTTCAACTTTCGTACCTGTATACACAGCAGGTTCAGTTAACAATCGCTACCATAACAATCACCATGGTGCTGCCAACAGCATCAAGAAATGCATTGGACTGCCCACCTTGTTCGCATCCAGCTGGGCGTCTCTTGTACATCTGTATATGATATTCTGA